A stretch of the Denticeps clupeoides chromosome 6, fDenClu1.1, whole genome shotgun sequence genome encodes the following:
- the LOC114792951 gene encoding protein MIS12 homolog gives MAECEEESDGDHMTTESLKLYEAQFFGFTPQTCTMRLHSAFQDCLYELLVVVESVFLRKLSPGQEPEQNLAQTARQCTQQLHRFLQERFQKISSRMEALLEEKVLSVPTNVLLPEDEVHRRHPQGGEEILGLEKSLAELQSSYQAEVCARQALLAELASQKEVQEDLDGLLCWIEELRSSWKQEGVGSMQDGIRLMVEMVGQLQDTMAKITKKSQGLV, from the exons ATGGCAGAGTGCGAAGAAGAGAGCGACG GTGATCACATGACCACTGAGTCCCTGAAGCTGTACGAGGCACAGTTCTTTGGCTTCACCCCGCAGACGTGCACCATGAGGCTGCACAGCGCCTTCCAGGACTGCCTGTATGAGCTGCTGGTCGTGGTGGAGTCGGTGTTCCTCAGGAAGCTGTCTCCAGGTCAGGAACCCGAGCAGAACCTGGCCCAGACGGCCCGGCAGTGTACGCAGCAGCTGCACCGCTTCCTGCAGGAGCGCTTCCAGAAGATCTCCAGCCGCATGGAGGCCCTCCTGGAGGAGAAGGTGCTCTCTGTGCCCACCAACGTTTTATTACCAGAAGATGAGGTCCACAGGAGACACCCTCAGGGTGGCGAGGAGATCCTCGGCCTCGAGAAGTCGCTGGCTGAGCTGCAGAGCTCCTACCAGGCCGAGGTCTGCGCCAGGCAGGCCCTGCTGGCTGAACTGGCCAGTCAGAAGGAGGTGCAGGAGGACCTGGACGGTCTTCTCTGCTGGATCGAGGAGCTGCGGTCCTCCTGGAAGCAGGAGGGCGTGGGCAGCATGCAGGATGGCATTCGTTTGATGGTTGAAATGGTTGGCCAGCTGCAGGACACCATGGCAAAGATCACCAAGAAGAGTCAGGGCCTGGTGTGA